The nucleotide sequence AATCGGTACTCATTGAGGATGTGGAGAACCTGTTCTGCGGCCTCTTCCAGCACGCCTGTCACAGTCGGGGGATCTACGAGAAGGCCAACCAGTTGGGCAAGACTTTGGCGGAGGACCTTATCAAGCGGGGAGCCCTCGAGGTGATGAAGGTGGCCCAGGCGGAGATTCACGGCAAAGTGGCTACGTCCTGAGTGCTTGGGTAGCATCCTGGGTCCAACTACTCCCACCTCCCATCACCCCTCATCACTATCATCGTTTACATTAAGTAGAAAAGTGTAACTAGACAATACTGTTTTCATTTCACCCTCGTTGTTGAACTCCTGTGGAGAATCCATGCTTCCCCAGATTTAACATCTGTATTGTATTCAATCCTTGTGCTCTCCTAGGCGAATGGCTCTCGCATATTGTTGGTTTCGCGTACAcgcaattttatttttgtttttgttgggGGAATATGACAAATAAATGTATAAGAACACTTTAAATGGTTCGTTTCTTTATTCTGCGGTTAAAACTCGTTTTGTATGTGCCGTAGTCATTGGACATTTTTATTAACagtacaaaataattttttataatgtatttaatttataCATACTCTTGTTAAGTAcgtaaaaatgtatattttccATCTCTGGCTTTTAAGTATAAATTTTAGCTTGAGCTCGTGTCGCATGTCTTTAGCTTTTTTCAAATAGGAGTCTCAAAGTTATTCAATAGTCAAAAATTTATAGAGGTGTATCCAAGTTATACATTGCATATCAGTTTTTGTTGACTTCATTCGGAACACCCAAAAATCAAGTATAAAATCGTAcgaacaaaacaaataaatgtaCTTCATGATACATTAGCTAATCAATATCCTAACGTAAGACTAAAATGGTCAAGGTGGAAATGAAAACAATAATGCCTAGGCGCAGTGGTGGCGCTTGCGCAGGTGAGAGCTCAGGTAGTTGGCTTCCATGAAGACCTTCGTGCACTTGTCCACGCCGCAGGGCAATCCGTTTTCGGTTAAACAATCCGAAAAGTGGCTCACATAGTTTAGCTGTTTAGTGAAGACATCCTTGCACTTTGGACACTTCAACTGGGAGATGTGCTTCTTCTGAATGTGCGAGTCTAGACGTTGGCGCGAACCGACAGACTTGCCGCACTGGTCGCAGCTGAGTACGGACTCGTCGGTAGTGGAGTCGCCAACGGACTCCAGCCGGGCCTTTTTGTGCGGCTTCACATTGTGGTTTATTTCTTCCAGCTGAGACACATCGGAAATGGAGGATGCGTCGTTGGACTTGTCTTGCTTTTTGCGCTTGGCGGGAGATTCGCCGTTCGTGGTGACCCCAGAAACGTCTAGGGAGCTTGTTTTGCCTTTCTTTGCTTTCTTAACGGGCGAGAGCGGAGCGGACATGAGCCCACCAACCTTAGACTGATCGACTTTTAAGGAGTTATTCCTACTAGACTTTTCTCTTATAATCTTCTCCTCCCTAGGTCCCTCGTCATCCTCGATAGTGTTGTTCTTCTGAAAACTACCCTCAATATCAACGTCCGCATCCTCTTCCTGCAGTATCTTTCGCTTGCTGGACTTGCCCACCTCGGCACTATCGCTATGAAGAGCCTGGTGCGTTTTTAGCGATTGTTTGGTGGTCAGACTCTTTTCGCAGACGTGACACTTGAACACCTTCGGTTTGTCAATGGCGTGAGCAGTCTTCATATGGTCCTGCATCTGCTTGGCGGTTGTCAGCTCGCAGTCGCATATGTCGCACTGGAAATTGGTGGTCTCGGCCCTGGGAGTGGATGCACTGGATCCGTTGATGGCAAATGTGTACTCGGAGTCGAGCACGTTCTCCAGcatccttttcctcattagGGATTCGTTTAGGGCTTTGAAGGAGGCGACTTTGGGCCCCGGGGTCTCAAGTGCTTTCTCTTGGCTGAGCACTGTTTTCTCTTCCGACTCTACTGATATGTCTTTGGACTTAAGGAGGGCGACTTTGGGATCCTGGGTGTCATCTAACTTCTCCTGGCTTACTACTTTTTCCTTTTCTGAGTCCACCTCTGTTGGCTTCTTCTTGGACTTGCTCTCCTTTGCCGCTTCTGGCTTTTTGGCCTTCGGCTTCACTTCCTTTGGCTTTTGTTTCTGCGTCTGAGTCTCAGGCACCTTCGGATTCTTAGTCTGCGCTTTTTGCTCCTTTGGCTTTGGATCGGCTTCCGACTCCTTCGACTTTCCCTTGCTATCCTTTGCTTTGGACTTGGCCTCGGACTCGCTTATTAAAATGCGGGAATGGACGTCTTTCACATGATCCTTTATGGTCTTTAGCACTCCGAAGGTCTTGGTACACATGGGGCAGTTGTATATGCGGGCACGTTGTTGGCCGTGCTCCTTCAGCATGTGTTCCTTAATGTGATTGGGGAACCTTGTGTGAAACTCGCACTCAGCGCACTGGAAGTTGTTAGTATTGATCGTGAGGTAGCCAGCTTCGGCATCCTCCTCTTCTTCGCTCTCTGTCTCAAATTCCTTTTCCATGGCATCATCGCCGTTGCCAAAGAGATTTAGGAAAGCCTTTTTGGAGGACGACACATCTTTGGCAGGCG is from Drosophila suzukii chromosome 3, CBGP_Dsuzu_IsoJpt1.0, whole genome shotgun sequence and encodes:
- the indra gene encoding zinc finger protein indra → MASKAKKEVLCDHCHEGYEAKMICTAQKAFVGTKVVDLLEAITHKSIPPNVNVKICFICASGFMSTRALIDKVRETVDRILAAPAKKGKVSKAAAQDQGSADEPAPDVVDLTAETEKTPAKPQPKKNTTIRQRSKSVAFPASHMVPDIAGVANIKASPAKRQLSRLLGDSLDDSVKLTPAKDVSSSKKAFLNLFGNGDDAMEKEFETESEEEEDAEAGYLTINTNNFQCAECEFHTRFPNHIKEHMLKEHGQQRARIYNCPMCTKTFGVLKTIKDHVKDVHSRILISESEAKSKAKDSKGKSKESEADPKPKEQKAQTKNPKVPETQTQKQKPKEVKPKAKKPEAAKESKSKKKPTEVDSEKEKVVSQEKLDDTQDPKVALLKSKDISVESEEKTVLSQEKALETPGPKVASFKALNESLMRKRMLENVLDSEYTFAINGSSASTPRAETTNFQCDICDCELTTAKQMQDHMKTAHAIDKPKVFKCHVCEKSLTTKQSLKTHQALHSDSAEVGKSSKRKILQEEDADVDIEGSFQKNNTIEDDEGPREEKIIREKSSRNNSLKVDQSKVGGLMSAPLSPVKKAKKGKTSSLDVSGVTTNGESPAKRKKQDKSNDASSISDVSQLEEINHNVKPHKKARLESVGDSTTDESVLSCDQCGKSVGSRQRLDSHIQKKHISQLKCPKCKDVFTKQLNYVSHFSDCLTENGLPCGVDKCTKVFMEANYLSSHLRKRHHCA